One region of Lactobacillus johnsonii genomic DNA includes:
- the yqeK gene encoding bis(5'-nucleosyl)-tetraphosphatase (symmetrical) YqeK has product MTEINFVKTYSPLTSDEIVAKEKSNMDEKRFKHCIGVSETSRKLAELNNYDPDKAALAGFIHDYAKQVSPARFIEVIKEQHFDPDLLNYNRAVWHGIVGSYFIEKELKITDPEILTAIKRHTTADVEMTTLDKIVFVADFIEPGRDFPGVEEARKVAFANLDDGVGFELAHTLDFLITNRKKIYPKTFAAYNKWAVKD; this is encoded by the coding sequence GTGACTGAAATTAATTTTGTTAAAACATATTCCCCGTTAACTTCTGATGAAATTGTTGCCAAAGAAAAAAGCAACATGGATGAAAAGAGATTTAAGCATTGTATTGGTGTAAGTGAAACTAGTCGTAAGTTAGCTGAACTTAATAATTATGATCCTGATAAGGCAGCTTTAGCAGGATTTATCCATGATTATGCAAAACAAGTCTCTCCTGCCCGATTTATTGAAGTGATTAAGGAACAGCATTTTGATCCAGATTTACTTAATTATAATCGAGCTGTTTGGCATGGAATTGTGGGATCATATTTTATTGAAAAGGAATTAAAGATAACTGATCCAGAAATTTTAACTGCTATTAAGCGTCATACTACTGCTGATGTAGAAATGACCACGCTAGATAAAATTGTCTTTGTAGCAGATTTTATTGAACCAGGTCGTGACTTTCCTGGCGTAGAAGAAGCAAGAAAAGTAGCTTTTGCTAACTTAGATGATGGGGTAGGCTTTGAATTAGCCCACACACTTGATTTTTTAATAACTAATAGAAAAAAGATTTATCCTAAGACATTTGCTGCTTACAATAAATGGGCAGTAAAGGATTAG
- a CDS encoding nicotinate-nucleotide adenylyltransferase encodes MQCVVKEKPQVQFETVTSSAQQIGIMGGTFNPVHLAHLSMAEQVRKQLHLDEIWFIPNNTPPHKKIAGNISTKDRCAMLELATHDNPHFHVKLFEIMRGGTSYMVDTLRYLKKRAPRNQYYLIMGSDEVNDFENWREPETIALLSTLVGVRRPNYPQNPKFPMIWVDAPNLDISSSLIRQNIATGNSIRYLVPESVRLYIKSRGLYSD; translated from the coding sequence ATGCAATGTGTTGTAAAAGAAAAGCCACAAGTACAATTTGAAACAGTTACGAGTTCTGCTCAACAAATTGGAATTATGGGAGGAACTTTTAATCCGGTTCATTTAGCTCACTTATCAATGGCTGAGCAAGTTAGAAAACAGCTTCATTTAGATGAAATATGGTTTATCCCAAATAATACGCCGCCACATAAAAAAATAGCGGGAAATATAAGCACTAAAGATCGGTGTGCAATGCTTGAATTGGCTACACATGATAATCCACACTTTCATGTTAAGCTTTTTGAAATAATGCGTGGTGGAACATCATACATGGTTGATACTTTACGTTACTTAAAGAAGAGAGCCCCACGTAATCAATATTACTTAATTATGGGTAGTGACGAAGTAAACGACTTTGAAAATTGGCGCGAACCAGAGACTATAGCACTTTTATCTACTTTGGTTGGCGTTAGGAGACCAAATTATCCGCAAAATCCCAAGTTTCCAATGATTTGGGTTGATGCACCTAATTTAGATATTTCATCTTCCTTAATTCGTCAAAATATAGCTACCGGTAATTCTATTCGGTATTTAGTACCGGAAAGTGTACGCTTATATATTAAATCAAGAGGCTTATATAGTGACTGA
- the yqeH gene encoding ribosome biogenesis GTPase YqeH, giving the protein MSEELRCIGCGSILQDQDPKKSGYLPSSALKKALESDDNEVYCQRCFRLRHYNEIMPVEENNDDFLALLNSISQKKALVVNVVDLFDFSNSLISSIKRFIGGNEYILVGNKVDLFPKNSKESKIKDWMRQEANRNGLKPEKIFLVSAAKKKNLDELMAFLAKKGEKKDIYFVGTTNVGKSTLINAIINMNSDLKDVITTSKFPGTTLDEIKIPLSNGHYLIDTPGILNANQLASHLSGKELEVVEPKKPLKPATYQLLPGQTIFLAGLGRFDYVDGPSAGFTIYVARDLYVHRTKTENADAFYEKHKDDLLLPPSKEDNLGPLKGQTFSPKEKSDILFGGVGFITTPANVVVKAYTPEGIGLGIRRALI; this is encoded by the coding sequence ATGAGTGAAGAATTACGTTGTATTGGTTGTGGAAGTATATTACAAGATCAAGACCCTAAAAAATCGGGCTACTTACCATCTTCTGCCTTAAAAAAGGCACTAGAGAGTGATGATAATGAGGTATATTGTCAACGGTGTTTTAGATTAAGACATTATAATGAAATTATGCCCGTTGAAGAAAATAACGATGATTTCTTGGCCTTACTTAATTCAATTAGTCAAAAGAAGGCATTAGTCGTTAATGTGGTTGACTTATTTGACTTTAGTAATTCATTGATTTCTTCAATTAAACGTTTTATTGGTGGAAATGAATATATTTTAGTTGGTAATAAAGTAGATTTATTTCCAAAAAATTCTAAAGAATCCAAAATTAAAGATTGGATGCGCCAAGAAGCTAATCGAAATGGTTTAAAGCCAGAAAAAATATTTTTAGTTTCAGCTGCTAAAAAGAAAAATCTAGATGAGTTGATGGCATTTTTAGCTAAAAAAGGCGAAAAGAAAGATATCTATTTTGTTGGAACAACCAATGTTGGAAAATCCACGTTAATCAACGCGATCATCAATATGAACAGTGATTTAAAGGATGTTATTACTACCTCTAAATTCCCTGGAACAACATTAGATGAAATTAAAATTCCACTTTCTAATGGACACTATTTAATTGATACGCCAGGGATTTTGAATGCTAATCAATTGGCTAGTCATTTGAGTGGAAAAGAGCTTGAAGTTGTTGAACCAAAGAAACCATTAAAGCCAGCAACCTACCAACTTCTGCCTGGACAGACAATCTTTTTAGCTGGCTTAGGACGTTTTGACTATGTAGATGGCCCATCTGCTGGATTTACAATTTATGTTGCTCGCGACCTTTATGTACACAGAACAAAGACTGAAAATGCGGATGCATTTTATGAAAAACATAAAGATGATTTATTGCTTCCACCAAGTAAAGAAGATAATCTCGGACCATTAAAGGGCCAGACTTTTTCACCAAAAGAAAAAAGTGATATTTTATTTGGCGGAGTTGGCTTTATTACTACACCTGCTAATGTTGTAGTAAAAGCTTATACACCAGAAGGAATTGGTTTAGGAATTAGAAGAGCGTTGATATAA
- a CDS encoding YqeG family HAD IIIA-type phosphatase, which yields MLFRPRYTIDTIYHLDPKQLKKMEIKAVFSDLDNTLLAWNKADTAVEMDQLNERLAKDGIRLVVISNNNAERIGKVLNPYHISFIAKARKPLPIGINKELKDLNLKKDQVLMVGDQLITDIQAGNLAGVATVLVKPLVETDKWNTRINRFFEKFIFFFLNLRKPVVFKEKLE from the coding sequence ATGTTATTTAGACCTCGTTATACAATAGATACTATCTATCATTTAGATCCAAAACAGTTAAAGAAGATGGAAATTAAGGCTGTTTTTAGCGATTTGGATAATACGTTACTTGCTTGGAATAAAGCAGATACAGCTGTTGAAATGGACCAGCTTAATGAACGCTTAGCCAAGGATGGGATTCGCTTAGTTGTTATTTCAAATAATAATGCAGAACGAATCGGAAAAGTGTTGAATCCATACCATATTTCTTTTATTGCAAAAGCACGCAAGCCATTACCCATCGGTATTAATAAGGAATTAAAAGATTTGAATCTAAAAAAGGATCAAGTTTTAATGGTAGGAGACCAGTTGATTACTGACATACAGGCTGGAAATCTAGCTGGTGTAGCTACAGTTTTAGTAAAACCATTAGTTGAAACTGATAAGTGGAATACAAGAATCAACCGCTTCTTTGAGAAATTTATCTTTTTCTTTTTGAATTTAAGAAAACCTGTAGTTTTTAAGGAGAAATTAGAATGA
- the rplT gene encoding 50S ribosomal protein L20 gives MPRTKGGTVTRARRKKIMKLAKGYRGSKHLQFKAASTQVFVSRKYAFRDRKKRKSEFRKLWIARINAAARQNGLSYSKLMHGLKVAGIDMNRKMLADIAYNDEKAFADLADAAKKALN, from the coding sequence ATGCCAAGAACTAAAGGTGGAACCGTAACACGCGCTCGTCGTAAGAAGATCATGAAGTTAGCCAAGGGTTACCGTGGCTCAAAACACTTACAATTTAAAGCAGCAAGTACTCAAGTATTTGTTTCTCGTAAATATGCTTTCCGTGACCGTAAGAAGCGTAAGAGCGAATTCAGAAAATTATGGATTGCTCGTATCAACGCTGCTGCAAGACAAAATGGTCTTTCATACTCTAAGTTAATGCACGGCTTAAAGGTAGCTGGTATTGACATGAACCGTAAGATGTTAGCTGACATTGCTTACAACGATGAAAAAGCTTTTGCTGATTTAGCAGATGCTGCTAAGAAAGCTTTGAACTAA
- the rpmI gene encoding 50S ribosomal protein L35, producing the protein MPKQKTHRASAKRFKRTANGGLKRHHAYTGHRFHGKTKKQRRHLRKAAMVSASDLKRIKQMLSQMR; encoded by the coding sequence ATGCCAAAGCAAAAAACACACCGCGCTTCAGCAAAGCGTTTCAAGAGAACTGCTAATGGTGGTTTAAAGCGTCACCATGCTTACACTGGACACCGTTTCCACGGTAAAACTAAGAAACAACGTCGTCATTTGAGAAAAGCTGCTATGGTTTCAGCAAGTGACTTAAAGCGCATCAAACAGATGCTTTCCCAAATGCGTTAA
- the infC gene encoding translation initiation factor IF-3: MILNEDIRAREVRLIGVDGQQVGVVSKNEALRKAADADLDLVLLSPNAKPPVARIMDYGKFRFEQQKKAKENRKNQKVMAVKEIRLSPTIEGNDFDTKLKHIRKFLTKGAKVRVSIRFRGRAITHKELGKQVLEKMADEASDLSNVVTKPKMEGRSMFLMLAPLSEKDKKKK, translated from the coding sequence ATGATCTTGAACGAAGATATTCGTGCTCGTGAAGTTCGTTTAATTGGAGTTGATGGCCAACAAGTTGGTGTTGTATCCAAGAATGAAGCTTTACGTAAAGCAGCTGACGCTGACCTTGATTTGGTTTTGCTTTCTCCTAATGCTAAGCCACCTGTTGCTAGAATTATGGACTACGGTAAATTCCGTTTTGAACAACAAAAGAAAGCCAAAGAAAACCGGAAGAATCAAAAGGTTATGGCTGTCAAAGAGATTCGTTTAAGTCCAACAATCGAAGGAAATGACTTTGACACTAAGTTAAAGCATATTCGTAAATTCTTGACCAAGGGCGCTAAAGTTAGAGTTTCTATTCGCTTTAGAGGCCGGGCAATTACTCACAAGGAGTTAGGTAAACAGGTCTTAGAAAAGATGGCTGACGAAGCTAGTGACTTATCTAATGTAGTTACTAAGCCAAAGATGGAAGGCCGTTCAATGTTCTTAATGCTTGCTCCATTAAGTGAGAAAGATAAAAAGAAAAAGTAG
- a CDS encoding ABC transporter permease, whose amino-acid sequence MGMTTLKAEFHRELIIYRRYLFSSVSDLVLTILMFMGIFWSSNLISAGIIGSSLSALIVGFTLWTTIQNTCSMLGNNVMGNAKSGVLQQLYLMPISSKRLFFNKGIVNVIVSLLQSVVVCLVLMVLTGQWIHFAPIIILPGLLSLVTLFGLGYLIVSVVLKFKRVGSFLAICQYFYLGVLLTQFENAPSLIKNIANLLPLVPMVSWIRMAINGIQYNVAYYLIFSITNAIFWIIVGSIVFNRVDRNIKQNGTLSFF is encoded by the coding sequence ATGGGTATGACAACACTCAAAGCGGAATTTCATCGTGAACTGATCATTTATCGGCGCTATTTATTTAGTTCCGTATCGGATCTAGTTTTAACGATATTAATGTTTATGGGGATTTTTTGGAGTAGCAATTTAATTAGCGCAGGCATCATCGGAAGTTCGCTTTCAGCTTTGATTGTCGGTTTTACATTGTGGACAACGATTCAAAATACTTGTTCAATGCTTGGCAATAATGTGATGGGTAATGCTAAAAGTGGTGTTTTGCAGCAATTATATTTAATGCCAATTTCAAGTAAAAGATTATTTTTTAATAAGGGCATTGTAAATGTAATCGTTTCGCTCTTGCAATCTGTTGTGGTTTGCTTGGTATTGATGGTTCTTACTGGGCAATGGATTCATTTTGCACCGATAATTATTTTGCCAGGACTGCTTTCTTTAGTTACGCTTTTTGGCCTAGGATATTTAATTGTTAGTGTAGTTTTAAAATTTAAGAGAGTGGGTAGTTTTTTAGCGATTTGCCAGTACTTTTATTTGGGAGTACTTTTGACTCAGTTTGAAAATGCACCATCATTGATAAAAAATATTGCTAATCTGTTGCCACTTGTTCCAATGGTAAGTTGGATACGGATGGCCATTAATGGAATTCAGTATAATGTGGCATATTATCTAATTTTTTCAATTACTAATGCAATATTTTGGATAATCGTTGGAAGCATTGTATTCAATAGAGTTGATAGAAACATCAAGCAAAATGGAACCTTATCTTTCTTTTAA